In one Sporomusa sphaeroides DSM 2875 genomic region, the following are encoded:
- the tuf gene encoding elongation factor Tu, translating into MAKKKFERNKPHVNIGTIGHVDHGKTSLTAAITMTLAKQGGAEFMAYDQIDKAPEERERGITINTSHVEYETANRHYAHVDCPGHADYVKNMITGAAQMDGAILVVSAADGPMPQTREHILLSRQVGVPAMVVFLNKADLVDDAELMELVEMEVRELLSSYEFPGDDIPVVSGSAVKVLNCGCAKAECEWCGKIHELMAKVDEYIPTPERATDKPFLMPVEDVFTITGRGTVATGRVERGVVKVSDTIEIVGMTDKPKSTVVTGVEMFRKLLDSAVAGDNIGALLRGVERKEIERGQVLAKPGSIKPHTKFKGEVYVLSKEEGGRHTPFFTNYRPQFYFRTTDVTGVVNLPEGVEMVMPGDNIQMSIELITPIAIEEGLRFAIREGGRTVGAGVVTAVTE; encoded by the coding sequence ATGGCTAAGAAAAAGTTTGAAAGAAACAAACCCCACGTTAACATTGGCACCATCGGTCACGTTGACCATGGTAAAACCTCACTGACTGCCGCAATTACCATGACCCTGGCAAAACAAGGCGGCGCAGAATTCATGGCCTATGACCAAATCGACAAAGCCCCGGAAGAAAGAGAACGCGGTATTACCATCAACACCTCACACGTGGAATACGAAACTGCAAACCGCCACTATGCTCACGTTGACTGCCCGGGCCACGCCGACTATGTAAAAAACATGATTACCGGCGCAGCCCAAATGGACGGTGCTATCCTGGTTGTATCGGCCGCCGACGGCCCGATGCCGCAAACCCGTGAACACATCCTGCTGTCCCGTCAGGTAGGCGTACCTGCCATGGTTGTATTCTTAAACAAAGCCGACCTGGTTGATGACGCAGAACTGATGGAACTGGTAGAAATGGAAGTTCGCGAACTTCTCTCCAGCTACGAATTCCCTGGTGATGACATCCCGGTAGTAAGCGGTTCTGCCGTTAAAGTTCTTAACTGCGGCTGCGCTAAAGCCGAATGCGAATGGTGCGGTAAAATCCACGAGCTTATGGCAAAAGTGGACGAATACATTCCGACCCCGGAACGCGCTACCGACAAGCCTTTCCTGATGCCTGTAGAAGACGTGTTCACAATCACCGGTCGTGGTACAGTAGCCACCGGCCGTGTAGAACGCGGTGTGGTAAAAGTAAGTGATACCATCGAAATCGTTGGTATGACCGATAAACCGAAATCCACAGTAGTAACCGGTGTAGAAATGTTCCGGAAACTTCTGGATTCGGCAGTAGCCGGCGACAACATCGGCGCGCTCTTGCGTGGTGTAGAGCGTAAAGAAATCGAGCGCGGCCAAGTACTTGCCAAGCCTGGTTCCATTAAACCTCACACCAAATTCAAAGGCGAAGTATACGTATTGTCCAAAGAAGAAGGCGGCCGCCATACCCCGTTCTTCACCAACTATCGTCCGCAGTTCTACTTCAGAACAACTGACGTAACCGGTGTTGTAAATCTGCCGGAAGGTGTAGAAATGGTAATGCCTGGCGACAACATT